In Phaseolus vulgaris cultivar G19833 chromosome 10, P. vulgaris v2.0, whole genome shotgun sequence, a single genomic region encodes these proteins:
- the LOC137815067 gene encoding uncharacterized protein, whose protein sequence is MWEPLSVKLKTIAEDIPAIITRAVESSTRRLQDDLFNLKTENSTMRVEVEKLSFSLTLAEIEHSRVEDAMNTELRLARKEATDLRHKAQQLAQEKIELESKIVPYRVKVADLEALMKADAVKVQKLEKRSADRETLLGQVEKARDDAIADLAKANEEKGKVAAELAQVQAESKKHRKQKALEKRVKELEHDNESLHSDLEAAQGSVELMRGMVEKARREYLLQVQETIKMEILMGQTVGPLDWKVAELQAENSSLLERSQMVEELEAENSSLRQ, encoded by the exons atgtgggagcctctatctgtTAAGCTAAAGAcaatagcagaagacatcccagCCATCATCACCAGAGCTGTGGAAAGCTCTActaggaggctccaagacgacctcttcaacctcaagaccgagaacagcaccatgagggttgaggtggagaagttgtctttcagctTGACGctggcggagattgaacactcccgagtggaggacgccatgaacaccgagcttaggttggcgcgcaaagaggccaccgatctccgcCACAAAGCGCAacaacttgctcaagaaaagatcgaactagagagcaagattgtgccttaccgcgtcaaggtggctgacctagaGGCTCTCATGAAGGCCGACGCCGTtaaggtgcaaaaactagagaaaaggtcagccgaccgagagaccctccttgggcaggtggaaaaggcaagggacgacgccatagctgatctcgCCAAAGCCAatgaagagaagggaaaggtagctgctgaattggcccaagtgcaagcggaatccaagaag catcgcaagcagaaagccctggagaaaagggtgaaggaacttgagcacgacaaCGAGTCGCTGCACAGTGACCTTGAAGCCGCTCAGGGGTCTGTCgagctgatgcgaggcatggtggagaaggccaggagggagtacttgctgcaggtccaggagaccatcaagatggagatcttgatggggcagactgttggtCCCCTGGACTGGAAGGTGGCAgagttacaggctgagaatTCCTCTTTGCTCGAACGGAgtcagatggtggaggagttaGAGGCTGAGaactcctccctacgccaataG